Genomic DNA from Coregonus clupeaformis isolate EN_2021a chromosome 9, ASM2061545v1, whole genome shotgun sequence:
AAAGCACTGAATGTAATTGGTGCAATCACTGTACACCAGATGTCGCAATTAAACGACAATGTGAGGCACAAGGGATgtatactacatgaccaaaagtatatggacacctgcacAGGGGTATTGTCAAACTgtcgccacaaagttggaagcacagaatcgtctagaatgtcattgtatgctgtagcgttaagatttcccttcactggaactaagggacttagcccgaaccatgaaaaacagccccagaccattattcctcctccaccaatctttacagttgactctatgcattcgggcaggtagcgttctcctggcatctgccaaacccagattagtccgccggactgccagatggtgaagcatgattcatcactccagagaacgcgtttccactgttccagagtccaatggcgtctGCAGGAGACATCTTTTATGCTTAAAAGAAAACGGTAAGGAAGGCCAGATCTGAAGTAAAAATAACTTTGTATCCTTAGATACAGGCACACTGATAGACAGGTAGGATGGGAAAAACGGTAGGCGAGCTATACGccactccagctgacacttggcattgcgcatggtgatcttaggcttgtgtgcggctgcccggccatggaaaccaatttcatgaagttcccgacgaacagttcttgtgctgacattgcttccagaggaggtttggaactcggtagtgagtgttgcaactgaggacagacgcgctacgtgcttcagcggtcctgttctttgagcttgtgtggcctaccacttcgtggtagagccgttgttgctcctagacgtttccacttcacaataacagcacttacagttgaccggggcagctctagcagggtagacatttcacaaactgacttgttggaaaggtggcatcctatgacggggccatgttgaaagtcactgagctcttcagtaaggccattctacttccaatgtttgtctatggagattgtatggcggtgtgctcgattttatacacctgtctgcaacaggtgtggctgaaatagccaaatccactaatttgaaggggtgtccacatacactatatatacacacaaaagtatgttTAGCCAGCCTCTTCAACCATTCATCGATTGTTGACTTCCTAACTGGGTCCAAATGCAGCAACTGTTGTAATGAGGTTTCTGTACCTGATTGATATCTAAAAATCAATGACTATGTGATGATGATGCAGGTAAATCTTTATTTCACAGTAACCTACTATTGAAATGAAATCTGAGggactaaaataaataaaaaacatggaATACAGTCTTATCTAAGGAAATCATTCAAGCAATCAGGGGGTAACGCTATAAACCTCAATGGGGGTAACCCTTGCAGATTTGCTGGGCAGTGAGCAGACAGGTATATGGTCTGGACACAAACATAAGGTTAAAAAGCCTTGAATTTGTTCCATCTGTTCTCATTGAATGAAGGGTAGTAAACGTATATATTACAAATAGGCCTACTCATATTTGCAAGTTCTGTACGACTCATCAAATAGGAGAACAGGCATATGGGCATCAAAAGAACATGACATCCATAGAACACTAATTTCAAAGCATAAATTAGagctttattttattattacaatATTACAAAAAGAGTAGCACAACTCACACGCTCTCGCGTCTTATCTGTCGTACAGCCAGAGTGACACGTAAAAGAAAGGCTTATTGGGCCTTCCTCATTTCACAGCAATAGTAAAGGAAACAAAGAGGAAAAATAAGATTTAAATAACAAGAAAATCAAGTATTATAGTCACAACTGAAGCttagattatttttttttacaacccaGTAACTACACATAGCTTTAAAATATAATTACAAAATCTTACTCAATTTCTTGTTCTCATAATAAAAAAGAATCTGTAAGGAATTGCTTTTTCTATTCaacaaaaaataaacagaaattgCTGTTCCTCTGTATGTATCCTTGCAATCTTCATTCTCAACCATAATTTTGAATTTTCGTTATAACCATGCTTGTTTTCAAAGGAAAGTCCAAGGACCAAATACTTAAGGCTTTTTAAGGGCTGTTAGGGAGGGAGGTGAACAGAATGTGGATGTCAGTGTCCACCCACTCTCACATACAGACACACGCGCACATCTGCATACATACAAAACACATGTTTATACTCAACCAACGTCAGCAGgtatcattcacacacacaatcattacACTTTAAAGTTAGAGTAGTATAGTATTTAAGCCAGTGTACAATAAAATAAACAATGCATTTGCTGTTTAACTTAAGTCATTTTCGTTTACCTCCAAGTGATCTTGCAAGTGATCAATTTGGTCTCTTCAAGCACACTTCATATCAGAATCAGTAGCAACTACACCTAACTTAAGTTACCCTAAtgataaaaaataatacaaatgttTTAACAATCAGGATCAAAACTCTGATTTGGTTCATCATTAGTTTCTAAAATAATATTATAAAAGTAACAATTCTATTTCTTCCACTCCAGTTGTAAGGTTAAGTCCTGCTAACTAGCCCACTTCCTTCACTAAACAACTGCCAAACAGAACGTTGCATCTCAACAATTCAAGTAATCGGTTTCACCAAAATTATAGGGAAAAAATTAAACGAACATAAAATGGCACATTTTAAAAGCAGTTTTTCCTTGTCGATTATGTGACTTTGGCCATTTAAGGCTTCAGACAgaatgaacagattttttttcttttttcactCCATTGAAATAAAAACATGTTATTCCACAATCATGTTGCCAACCTCAATTGGCATTGGTGACAAAATGGTTTGTAACAGACACCTGAATTCATTGCAGCATTTTGAGCAAGAGAGCGTCGGTCAGTTGGCTCCCCCAGTCAGTCCCCACGTTACGTTGCTCCCTGCAGGATCTAGATGTCTACACAGTATATATCTATACTCTGTACAAACATCAACCTGATTAGATACTTTGATGATAGAGAGGAATCAACCTTGAACAGTGAGTGACCTGATTCATAAAACAGTCCTATTTCACAAATAAATTAATACATttcaaaagaaagaaaaaaaagcctCTTTGTACATGTGCATATGGCAAGTGTCTCCGTCTGTACTTTGTAGTGTCCAGTGACTGACAGTTCCATACTGAACCATTCACTAATTATCTCATCTCTGTGGTGATTTCAAGAGGAAAATATATATGCTTGTGTTTTTAATCTCGATGTCACTATGAGATTCACATGTAAACGTAATAAGGGAAAATTAGCCACTTGTCCAATAAAACTAGTTGGAGCTGAGAAATCCCCACTCGACCCTGTAAAAACATCAAGATCCTTATGAGAATGTTTTCTCTTTCCTCCAATGATCAGTGAGTTTTCATCCATCGTCTGCAGGAGACATCTTTTATGCTTAAAAGAAAACTCTAAGGAAGGCCAGATCTGAAGTAAAAATAACTCTGTATCCTTAGATCCAGGCACACTGACAGACATGTAGGATGGGGAAAAGGTAGGGAATGATGACAATCACACACATTAGAAACGTTCCCTAAAGGGTGCCTAGTGAAAGCACTCATTTACAAAATCAATTGATCACTTGCAAGATTGActacaaaaaaagaaaaagaaaacactGCTCTTTATTAAATATATTTGTCCTCTTTTTAATGTCAGCATTCATTTTTACTTAATTTATTAATTTAATTGTATTTCATGTTTTTACTTTCTTAAGACTAAAAGAAGAAGGTTCTTGTTTTTGATAACTGCTGTGTAGACAAGGCCGGCCATAGCTTATCTTATCTGTACCCTGGGTGCTGGATGTGAGCGGTTCTGCCGTCCCCTGGGCCAACCTCGGGCCCCACCCTGTTCATTGGAGGCCTGTGCATCTTGCCCATCAGCCCCAGATTCTGATCTCGGAAGCAGGGCGTCTGGAAGTCCCCGCCCACGTAATCTGATGTTTTCATCAGACTAGTctggctggaggaggaggaggaggaggtggagccgCCGCCCCCGGTCCTGTAATGGCCTCCCCCAGGGGGCCCGCCGCAGTCTAGCGTGGTGGTGACCCCTGAGGCCCCCACATGGAACGGCATGGCCAGGTCCTGAGACCCGGAGCTGTCGCTGTTGGGCGTGGGCAGGATGCTGCTGTTCCACACAGTGTGTGGCTGGAAGTAGTGGCCACCGTTGGTGTAATGGGCCAGTGGACCCCCAGGCATGCCGTTGTTGTTGAcggggggagagggggtgggcTTCTCTATAGGAGGCTTCAGGCTGTATGGCTGGCCCACACACAGCTCCGGGGGGTAGCCCATGCGGGAGGGGTGCTTGCAGGGGTGGCCCCCACCATCCTGCTGCATGTGCTGTAGGTAAGCCAACTGGTGCTGGTTCCAGCGcatctgctgctgctgttggtgattatgttgttgttgttgttgttgttgatgctgCTGCAAATGCTGTTGGTGCTGCTGTTGTAAATGCTGTTGATGCTGCTGTTGTAAATGCTGTTGGTGCTGCTGCTGTTTGATATCATTGTGGTAAACAGGCATCCTGTTCATGGCAGCCATGTTGTTTTGGGGGTTTGCGGGGGCAGCAGCCTTGTCTGCGGGACACATGATGCAGTTGGGGTGTGGGGGCAGGCCGGGGGGGCAGGCGTTGGGGTGCGGGTTGCTGTGCATGGACACCCTGGAGCAGGCGTTGTTAAAGAGGTTGCGGCTGGGGTTGGCAATCTGGCCTTCGCACATGGAGGTGGCTCCAGCCCCCTGGGCCCGGGCTTGGCAGAACTGGTTGATCTGGTGCACGATGCTGCTCAGGTCTGGCTGGCGGCCCTGGTTCAGGCCAGCAGCCATGGTGAGCGGAATGGTTGAGGTAGAGACGGTCACGTTAGGCGGTGCGTCGGCGTCGGACAGCTTCCGGCCACCCTGCAGTCCAGGAGGAGGCTGCCCCTGCTGCTGAaggtgctgttgctgctgctgttggaGCAAAAGGGTGAGACCAGGAGGAGGTTGGGGGTGGCCCAGTGCTTGGGGGTGGGACAAAGTCTGGGGCCTGAGCAGATCCGGTTGCGGGTGCTGCTGCATGCAGGGTGGGTGTCTGAGGCCCTGCTGCTGCTGGGGGTGAGTCTGTTGTAGAGGCTGGGGGTGAGTCTGGCTCCCAAGTTGAGGGTTCACGCTCTGCTGAGACTGGGACCCGCCCTGGCCTTGGGAAGGGGGGTGGTGGAGGTTTAAAGTGCTGGCCGAAGCGGCTGCTGTGAAGGGCCCCCCGGGGCCAGGGGGGTTCATGATGACCCCAGAGGGGTGCAGGCGCGCCCGGCTGCCGTCAAAGTCTTTGAGGATGCCCTTGACGACGGGCACCTTGACGATGGCAAGGAGGCCGGACTTGGCGTTGGCCTGAGATGGGGGGTAGGGGCTGTAGCGCTGGCCTGAAGTATCCAGCCCGTTGACTGTGCGGCGCACGTGGTTCCTCTGGGGGACCTTGACGCTGTTGGGGAAGATCTTGATGGTCAGGGGGTTGTTGGCAATCTTCTTAGCATAAGCATCCAATTCCGCAGGGGTTGGATACGGAGCGGATCTCATCCTCTGTGTAGTGTCCCctggggtgacagagagagaaagagagaggtgggcggagggagagagagcacagGGGGGGGAAGgacaaagggggagagagagggagagaaacgcAAAATGTCAGGTTTCCCGTCAGAAGAGCAGATGTGTGGTAATCTGACTTGAGGTTCTACGGTTCTCCTCTGAGATGAACGGAACCGGACTGACTTCAACAACATTCTCACATTCCAAATCTCAGCCCTTCCCCTAATATCAAAAACAGCACAGTGCTCTCATCTCATGGGGACGCAATAGAACCTgaaccccaaatggcaccctattccctttatagtgcacttttggtcaaaagtagtgcagtatatagggaataatgTGACATTTTGGACGCATACAGAGAGTTTGATCTTGACTCGATTCCCCCGAAGCAAGCAACACATTccaatctctattcctattctgAATTGCCGTAGTTGGGGTTTACAGTCAGTCAGTAACATTGAGGTCAGTAGCTTCAGGCCACTATGAGTTGTAGCTAACAATAACTGTGTGTGAAATGTGAATCAGAGAGCGACAAGAAAGAAAGGGCTTACTTATCCTGCTACTGATTCCCAGActaaacaaggcaacagtaaacatgtcgtcccccacgaatgatgcagcccccccccccccacgacCTTGCATGTGACTAACATATGAACGAacggagacagatccacagtcccctccccgatTTCACCGTGGGGGACAACAAAGAGGAGTGAGGCAGAAAGGCAGAGAAGGCAGTGTTGGACCTCTGTGGCTGCCAGGGGGATAGTTCTCCTCTGTgtcaaagagggagggaggggggtagggagggaatgagggagcacaagagagacagagagagagagagagacagagaccgagagagagagagaaagagtggagcAGCTCCATGACAGCAGACAGTAATCACACAGCGTCTCTCTGATCTCTGGAACACCACTGAGCCCTCAACCCTCTGACAGACATTTGTTACAGCTGCTAAGCACCTCACTGGCTATATTTAACAATGCCCCAGTGT
This window encodes:
- the LOC121573536 gene encoding protein FAM222B-like; the encoded protein is MLACLPGPGDLSLQLLSHTQMNTGLQKWDTTQRMRSAPYPTPAELDAYAKKIANNPLTIKIFPNSVKVPQRNHVRRTVNGLDTSGQRYSPYPPSQANAKSGLLAIVKVPVVKGILKDFDGSRARLHPSGVIMNPPGPGGPFTAAASASTLNLHHPPSQGQGGSQSQQSVNPQLGSQTHPQPLQQTHPQQQQGLRHPPCMQQHPQPDLLRPQTLSHPQALGHPQPPPGLTLLLQQQQQQHLQQQGQPPPGLQGGRKLSDADAPPNVTVSTSTIPLTMAAGLNQGRQPDLSSIVHQINQFCQARAQGAGATSMCEGQIANPSRNLFNNACSRVSMHSNPHPNACPPGLPPHPNCIMCPADKAAAPANPQNNMAAMNRMPVYHNDIKQQQHQQHLQQQHQQHLQQQHQQHLQQHQQQQQQQHNHQQQQQMRWNQHQLAYLQHMQQDGGGHPCKHPSRMGYPPELCVGQPYSLKPPIEKPTPSPPVNNNGMPGGPLAHYTNGGHYFQPHTVWNSSILPTPNSDSSGSQDLAMPFHVGASGVTTTLDCGGPPGGGHYRTGGGGSTSSSSSSSQTSLMKTSDYVGGDFQTPCFRDQNLGLMGKMHRPPMNRVGPEVGPGDGRTAHIQHPGYR